The following coding sequences lie in one Chitinispirillales bacterium ANBcel5 genomic window:
- the msrA gene encoding peptide-methionine (S)-S-oxide reductase MsrA, with amino-acid sequence MNNHYQYATFAGGCFWCLQGPFEAQDGVIEVWAGYTGGTTENPTYQQVSQGNTGHREAVQVLFDPGKISYTKLLEIFWLQIDPTDPNGQFADRGSQYKTAIFYHNEEQKRLALESKEMLQNSAVFDKKVVTEIIPATKFYKAEPDHQFYYRKNPLHYQLYKKASGREQFINSTLGKQRKRK; translated from the coding sequence ATGAACAATCATTATCAGTATGCCACATTTGCAGGAGGATGTTTCTGGTGCCTCCAAGGTCCTTTTGAAGCTCAGGATGGAGTAATTGAAGTATGGGCCGGGTACACAGGAGGCACAACTGAAAACCCTACCTACCAACAGGTAAGCCAGGGGAACACCGGTCACAGAGAAGCGGTTCAGGTACTGTTTGATCCCGGAAAAATCAGCTATACCAAGCTGCTTGAAATATTCTGGCTCCAAATTGACCCTACCGATCCTAATGGACAATTTGCCGACCGGGGTTCACAATACAAAACAGCGATCTTCTATCACAATGAAGAGCAAAAAAGGTTGGCCTTAGAGTCTAAAGAGATGCTCCAAAATTCAGCCGTTTTCGATAAAAAAGTAGTAACAGAAATAATCCCTGCCACAAAATTCTATAAAGCTGAACCAGATCATCAGTTCTATTACCGAAAAAATCCCCTTCACTACCAATTATACAAAAAAGCATCAGGAAGGGAACAGTTCATAAACTCAACTCTTGGCAAACAAAGGAAAAGGAAATGA
- the msrB gene encoding peptide-methionine (R)-S-oxide reductase MsrB yields MKEYKRPSPEIIKSKLTPLQYRVTQQCGTEPPFDNQFWDNHEEGIYVDIVSGEPLFSSKDKYDSGTGWPSFFKPLKRENLIEAEDRSHGMVRTEVCSKHGKSHLGHLFNDGPEPTGLRYCINSAALRFVPKGKLQQEGYGKYEELFEH; encoded by the coding sequence ATGAAAGAGTATAAACGCCCATCACCAGAAATAATTAAGTCCAAACTGACTCCACTGCAGTACAGAGTTACCCAGCAGTGCGGCACCGAGCCCCCTTTCGATAATCAATTCTGGGACAACCATGAGGAGGGGATATATGTGGATATTGTAAGCGGTGAGCCACTCTTTTCATCAAAAGACAAGTACGATTCAGGTACCGGGTGGCCAAGTTTTTTCAAGCCCCTGAAAAGGGAAAACCTTATAGAAGCAGAGGATCGAAGTCACGGTATGGTACGCACAGAGGTGTGCAGTAAACATGGCAAGAGCCACCTGGGACATCTCTTTAATGATGGGCCAGAACCCACAGGACTACGGTACTGCATCAATTCAGCTGCTTTGCGTTTTGTTCCGAAAGGAAAACTGCAGCAAGAAGGTTACGGGAAGTACGAGGAACTGTTCGAACACTAA
- a CDS encoding SDR family oxidoreductase: MKILIIGASGFLGFHLLREALRENTAFDITATYNHTKLALTGVKNFKCDLCKDKNLSAVIETVTPDTLIYCAAVASPETCERHPKLSLAINTQTPAHIAKLCYFKGVRFIYTSTDLIFDGESAPYREDSPPSPINTYGKHKHLAEKSILSSNPHALICRLPLLYGFCANKKNFTMSVIDSLRANRRVNLFHDEFRTPANASDVARFLLQCPPELSGTLHLGGKEIVSRYQFGGLIAEIFELNKSLIAATSQRDIVTSAARPRDVSLLSEKAFSLGYCPKTVVEGLLKLKEELRNG; this comes from the coding sequence ATGAAAATACTCATTATAGGGGCAAGTGGATTTCTGGGATTTCACCTTCTCAGAGAGGCACTCAGGGAGAATACAGCGTTCGATATTACTGCCACCTACAATCATACTAAATTAGCACTAACAGGCGTTAAGAATTTCAAATGTGATCTGTGCAAAGATAAAAACCTATCAGCTGTTATCGAAACGGTCACGCCAGATACTTTAATCTATTGTGCTGCTGTTGCCTCTCCCGAAACTTGTGAAAGACACCCGAAACTTTCACTTGCCATAAACACCCAAACCCCCGCTCATATTGCTAAATTATGTTACTTTAAAGGAGTGCGGTTCATCTATACTTCCACAGATCTAATATTTGATGGTGAGTCTGCTCCCTACAGGGAAGACTCACCCCCATCTCCCATAAACACCTATGGAAAGCACAAACACCTTGCAGAAAAAAGCATTCTCAGCTCAAACCCCCACGCCCTTATCTGTAGACTACCATTACTCTACGGCTTTTGTGCTAACAAAAAAAATTTTACCATGTCTGTTATCGATTCACTGAGAGCCAATAGAAGAGTTAATCTGTTTCATGATGAATTCCGCACTCCTGCGAATGCATCTGATGTAGCCAGATTTTTACTTCAATGCCCCCCGGAGCTAAGCGGTACGCTACACCTGGGTGGAAAAGAAATTGTTAGCAGATACCAATTTGGAGGTTTGATAGCGGAGATTTTTGAGCTGAATAAGTCCCTTATAGCTGCTACGAGTCAGAGAGATATTGTTACAAGCGCAGCAAGACCCAGAGATGTTTCGCTGCTCAGTGAAAAAGCATTCTCACTGGGTTACTGTCCAAAAACAGTGGTTGAAGGGCTTTTGAAGTTAAAGGAAGAGCTTAGAAATGGCTAA
- a CDS encoding OmpA family protein, with amino-acid sequence MNRVLYGFMVLTFAMSVVMMGCGGKEVTTVEPTPEPPPVVEEPEPPPPPPPPPPPEPDVDSLLRETLQTVYFDFDRYELLPETVRKLETVAQVLREHESVRIRAEGHCDERGSSQYNMGLGENRASAVKDYLVNYGISANRIDITSYGKENPVRRNCGINDDCHSQNRRVEWTVLSR; translated from the coding sequence ATGAATAGAGTTTTGTACGGTTTCATGGTCCTTACATTTGCCATGAGTGTGGTAATGATGGGCTGTGGAGGAAAAGAAGTCACAACAGTTGAACCTACCCCTGAACCACCGCCGGTTGTTGAGGAACCGGAACCGCCACCACCGCCACCACCGCCTCCACCACCAGAGCCGGATGTAGACTCTCTGCTTCGGGAGACATTACAGACCGTTTATTTCGATTTCGATCGTTATGAATTGCTTCCAGAAACAGTTAGAAAACTTGAAACTGTGGCTCAAGTCTTAAGAGAGCACGAATCGGTGAGAATCCGTGCTGAAGGACACTGTGATGAACGTGGCTCTTCTCAGTACAACATGGGTTTGGGTGAAAATCGCGCAAGTGCAGTAAAAGATTATCTGGTAAATTATGGTATCTCTGCCAACAGAATCGATATTACTTCCTACGGTAAGGAAAATCCTGTGCGCAGAAACTGTGGTATTAACGATGACTGTCACTCACAAAACAGACGTGTTGAGTGGACAGTATTGAGTAGATAG
- a CDS encoding ATP-binding protein translates to MNNPLNTSSKVFSNLAEYENSAQKLLHDLPFAVLILDEHYCVSSANKPAVSLLNFNPKGELVESVFKRCKANKPYIADRIKNTPHSNTTITTLTDHKKYLLSSAKVQFQYSENFSTIVLLYELSSEECCTHQNNKAMPDYCQWLLSHYLSPTSLSSVSTMPYGDLTALNKNGEILNSLGKEMLKDIASDFLNLPGINTVIFEKNCHYALNMITNEWCRFLNQATRESVDTESNSEAMESGCWLCHESCSSVAKEAINRSEAVSSKCHLGLNLFAIPIKANREIVGALVFGYGNPYKNPEHLAEIAKKINVDYKKLYSLSYNSKAPPSIITETAKSRLFLSSKLIGTILERKRAEEALKSAYSEVERRVESRTAALNRSHQMLRTETRERLRAEHELLQKHLALENVYSIATSVTNDFYDLYDRIISGIATVLHIPHAALGIVHQKNFSTLSQHHNGIKKHQNSIALSSHPCGIILKDKQPLQLSGQLQEHYPQFFAEYPDMISFIGVPVLGNDKRLIGAICAMDTQPRVFTEYEFQQLEIFSRFLAREIEQSNLEQQLFQNQEMKMLGLLTSGVAHEVRNPLNGILAITEALDMELGKNEEYRPYIEHIRAQVTRLSNLMHELLDLGRPVEKKDMCAFRVKDILKDAISTWQQSSKYKNYKVRLKIRRNVHDKMIICDQEKLQQVMLNLIENACAHSDHTKEVLVSTELAAGEDNIIIKVIDQGSGISPDHLKRLFDPFFTTRKGGTGLGLGIVKKIVESHRGTIQLYNNQQATGCTAEMIFRVEKTNTGET, encoded by the coding sequence ATGAACAACCCTTTGAATACCTCATCTAAAGTGTTTTCAAATCTTGCAGAGTATGAGAACAGTGCACAGAAACTCCTGCACGATTTGCCCTTTGCTGTTTTGATTCTCGATGAACACTATTGTGTTTCAAGCGCAAACAAACCAGCTGTTTCCCTGTTGAATTTTAACCCTAAGGGAGAGCTGGTCGAAAGTGTTTTTAAGAGATGCAAAGCAAACAAACCCTACATCGCTGACCGGATTAAAAATACCCCCCATTCTAATACCACCATAACCACTTTAACAGACCATAAAAAGTATCTCTTGTCCTCAGCTAAAGTACAATTCCAATATTCTGAAAACTTCTCTACAATTGTGCTGCTATACGAACTGAGCAGTGAAGAGTGCTGTACACACCAAAATAACAAAGCCATGCCCGATTATTGCCAGTGGTTACTGTCTCACTATCTCTCCCCTACTTCTTTATCTTCTGTTTCTACTATGCCCTATGGTGACCTCACCGCACTAAACAAAAACGGAGAGATCCTAAACAGCCTGGGCAAAGAGATGTTAAAGGACATTGCAAGTGATTTTTTAAACTTACCCGGGATAAATACTGTAATTTTTGAAAAAAACTGCCATTATGCTCTCAATATGATAACTAATGAATGGTGCCGTTTTCTCAATCAGGCCACACGTGAGAGTGTTGATACCGAATCAAATAGTGAAGCCATGGAGAGTGGTTGCTGGTTATGTCATGAGTCGTGTTCCTCGGTGGCCAAAGAAGCAATCAATCGATCAGAGGCAGTTAGCAGTAAATGTCACCTTGGGTTAAACCTCTTTGCGATTCCAATCAAAGCCAACCGTGAAATAGTAGGGGCACTGGTTTTTGGTTATGGAAATCCTTATAAAAACCCTGAGCATCTTGCTGAGATTGCCAAAAAGATCAATGTCGATTACAAAAAACTCTACTCTCTTTCCTATAACTCAAAAGCGCCCCCATCAATTATAACCGAGACAGCCAAAAGCAGACTATTTCTCAGCTCAAAACTTATTGGAACTATATTAGAGCGCAAAAGAGCAGAAGAGGCATTAAAGAGCGCCTACAGCGAAGTTGAAAGGCGTGTAGAATCAAGAACCGCTGCGCTGAACCGTTCACACCAGATGCTTAGAACAGAGACAAGAGAGCGGCTTAGAGCCGAACATGAACTACTGCAAAAACATCTAGCCCTGGAAAATGTTTACTCTATAGCAACAAGTGTCACCAATGATTTTTACGACCTTTATGACAGAATAATTTCGGGCATAGCTACAGTGCTCCACATCCCCCATGCAGCGCTGGGTATAGTACATCAGAAAAATTTCAGCACTCTGTCCCAACACCATAACGGTATAAAGAAACATCAAAACTCCATAGCCTTAAGTAGTCATCCTTGCGGAATCATTCTAAAAGATAAGCAGCCCTTGCAGCTATCAGGGCAGCTACAGGAACACTATCCCCAATTTTTTGCAGAGTATCCGGATATGATTTCATTTATCGGTGTACCTGTTCTTGGTAATGATAAACGACTGATCGGCGCTATTTGTGCTATGGATACCCAACCCAGAGTTTTTACAGAATATGAGTTTCAGCAACTTGAAATCTTCTCCCGATTTTTAGCCCGTGAGATTGAACAGAGCAACCTTGAGCAGCAACTTTTTCAAAACCAGGAGATGAAAATGCTTGGTTTGTTAACTTCAGGTGTGGCTCATGAAGTAAGAAATCCACTCAATGGCATACTTGCTATTACAGAAGCCCTGGATATGGAGCTTGGTAAAAATGAGGAGTACCGCCCCTATATTGAACACATTAGAGCTCAGGTAACCCGGCTATCAAACCTAATGCACGAACTGCTTGATCTTGGACGTCCTGTAGAGAAAAAGGATATGTGTGCCTTTAGAGTAAAAGATATCTTAAAGGACGCCATCTCTACCTGGCAGCAATCATCAAAATACAAAAATTATAAAGTCAGGCTAAAGATCAGAAGAAATGTGCACGATAAAATGATTATCTGTGATCAGGAGAAGCTTCAACAGGTCATGCTCAATCTTATTGAAAACGCCTGTGCTCACAGCGACCACACTAAAGAGGTACTGGTGAGCACCGAGTTAGCAGCCGGGGAAGACAATATTATTATTAAGGTGATTGATCAGGGCAGCGGGATATCTCCTGACCATCTTAAGAGATTGTTTGATCCCTTTTTTACTACCCGCAAAGGAGGTACAGGACTTGGACTTGGGATAGTGAAGAAGATTGTTGAAAGTCACAGAGGCACTATACAACTTTATAACAACCAACAAGCAACAGGGTGCACAGCAGAGATGATTTTCAGGGTTGAAAAGACAAATACCGGGGAAACATAG
- a CDS encoding DUF2267 domain-containing protein, whose protein sequence is MTMTGLESFDTAVQKADIWLKEIMQEMGVDSRRRAYGALRAVLHSLRDRLTLDEAADLGAQLPMLVRGIYYDEWDPSRNPVKIRHIDDFLNYIQQNYHSDGEISTDKIARSVFNVLKRRVTEGEIKDVKGMMPEELLELWK, encoded by the coding sequence ATGACTATGACAGGGTTAGAGAGCTTTGATACTGCTGTGCAAAAAGCTGATATTTGGCTCAAAGAAATAATGCAGGAGATGGGGGTTGATTCCCGAAGACGGGCTTATGGAGCATTAAGAGCAGTTTTACATTCTCTGAGGGATAGGCTGACACTGGATGAAGCTGCTGATTTAGGCGCTCAGCTCCCCATGCTTGTTAGAGGAATCTATTATGATGAATGGGACCCGTCACGTAATCCTGTAAAAATTCGCCATATTGATGATTTCTTAAACTACATACAGCAAAACTATCATAGTGATGGTGAGATTTCTACAGATAAAATTGCCCGATCAGTATTCAATGTATTAAAAAGAAGAGTAACAGAAGGTGAAATAAAGGATGTAAAAGGGATGATGCCTGAGGAGTTGTTGGAGCTCTGGAAGTAA
- a CDS encoding DHH family phosphoesterase translates to MFIQTEKVESVRGLFAVRDCIESAESIVIAGHKNPDGDCIGSLLSLGLGLERLGKQVYMVCDEGIPERYCELAGAERVYRHVEGRFDIAIAVDCAGREMVAEGGGVFRRAKKIIEIDHHQCRASFGDYSYIDDEAASVGEMVFHLLTELGVEITADIAQSILTSIIVETNSFRLPGVRPDTFQICAELLKTGMDFSRVAETVFWVTSRETEILGGICLSRCRFYHNGQLACSFLTREDFLKLGAGEAHGDPVIEKMRSISSVKIAVLFREQRGGKLRVSFRSKEGMDVSLLAKKFGGGGHIGAAGCTIPDSAQCREELLKATEQLLLLNQLSQYRSENGIQNSRSVTTTGDKSDTKFFNKHDESLIEHCQDWVTNLGDCKKNESVQKVGQGSVAV, encoded by the coding sequence ATGTTCATACAAACAGAGAAAGTAGAGTCTGTGCGGGGATTATTTGCGGTTAGAGACTGTATAGAGTCTGCGGAGAGTATTGTGATAGCTGGACATAAAAATCCCGATGGAGATTGTATCGGATCGCTTCTGTCACTGGGTCTTGGGCTGGAGCGTCTGGGCAAGCAGGTTTATATGGTATGTGATGAGGGGATTCCGGAGCGGTATTGTGAGCTTGCCGGAGCAGAAAGAGTGTACAGGCATGTGGAAGGGCGTTTTGATATTGCTATAGCGGTTGATTGCGCCGGCAGGGAGATGGTTGCAGAAGGTGGCGGGGTGTTTAGGAGGGCTAAAAAGATCATTGAAATAGATCACCATCAGTGCCGCGCAAGTTTTGGAGATTATTCCTATATAGATGATGAGGCCGCTTCGGTCGGTGAGATGGTTTTTCATCTCTTAACTGAGCTTGGAGTGGAAATAACCGCTGATATTGCTCAGAGCATCCTTACTTCCATTATAGTAGAAACCAACTCTTTTCGTCTTCCGGGTGTACGGCCCGATACTTTTCAAATATGTGCTGAACTTTTAAAGACAGGAATGGACTTTTCGCGTGTGGCGGAGACGGTTTTTTGGGTTACATCAAGGGAGACAGAAATTTTGGGTGGTATTTGTCTTTCACGGTGTAGGTTCTACCATAATGGTCAGCTTGCCTGTTCCTTCCTTACCAGGGAAGATTTTTTAAAGCTTGGTGCCGGTGAAGCCCATGGTGACCCTGTGATAGAAAAGATGCGCTCAATAAGTAGTGTAAAAATTGCTGTGCTTTTCAGAGAACAAAGAGGGGGTAAGCTGCGGGTTAGTTTCAGGTCAAAAGAGGGGATGGATGTTTCGTTATTGGCAAAAAAGTTTGGAGGCGGGGGGCACATTGGGGCTGCAGGCTGTACAATCCCCGATTCAGCACAATGCAGAGAAGAGCTTTTGAAAGCTACAGAGCAACTGTTGCTTTTGAATCAATTATCTCAGTATAGGAGTGAAAACGGGATACAAAATAGCCGCTCTGTAACCACTACGGGAGATAAATCAGATACAAAGTTTTTTAATAAACATGATGAATCGCTGATAGAACACTGCCAGGACTGGGTGACCAATCTTGGAGATTGTAAAAAGAACGAAAGCGTTCAAAAGGTAGGCCAGGGAAGCGTGGCTGTGTAA
- a CDS encoding DUF4389 domain-containing protein: MVFDIPRQEYFSRSELLLRSFFGWLYIAIPHFFLLFFAGIWSGILGFVAFWVVLFTGKYPQSMFEYQVKLMNWSSRVAGSINHLFDGYPSLGLEPDDKVTLEIPYPEKLSRGLVLLRTFFGIFYITIPHWFVLYFRLIIGSFLEFLAWWVVLFTGSYPESWHSFNVGTLRWMMRLKAYKSFLTDTYPKFSGKE; the protein is encoded by the coding sequence ATGGTTTTTGATATCCCCAGACAGGAATACTTTTCCAGATCAGAGCTGCTTCTACGCTCCTTTTTTGGGTGGTTGTACATCGCAATCCCTCATTTCTTCCTACTGTTTTTTGCTGGTATATGGAGTGGAATACTTGGCTTTGTTGCTTTCTGGGTAGTTCTTTTCACAGGTAAATATCCTCAGAGTATGTTTGAATATCAGGTAAAGCTTATGAACTGGTCTTCAAGAGTAGCGGGATCCATTAACCACCTCTTCGATGGGTATCCCTCTTTAGGTTTAGAACCAGATGATAAAGTTACCCTTGAAATTCCTTATCCTGAAAAACTAAGCCGCGGACTTGTGTTACTCAGAACGTTTTTTGGCATATTCTATATAACAATCCCTCACTGGTTTGTTCTGTATTTCAGATTAATAATTGGTTCTTTTCTTGAATTTCTTGCATGGTGGGTGGTGTTGTTCACAGGTTCCTATCCCGAATCATGGCACAGTTTTAATGTAGGCACCCTGCGTTGGATGATGCGTTTAAAGGCCTACAAATCCTTTTTAACCGATACTTACCCAAAGTTTTCAGGAAAAGAATAA
- a CDS encoding DUF4870 domain-containing protein, with protein sequence MSENQTATSLTIPQPHEITEREKEDAMGAYLMMFGALGAGLPIPFLSLIAAIIYHYLNSKTSKFVGFHSLQSLLTESIISVFNGVAVIWTIFILFTERSFNSTFYSFLLFTLFWNLIYIVFSIIACIAARKGKFYYYLVFGRLAFNHYYNPKKETPKAEMVNTPPGDF encoded by the coding sequence ATGAGTGAAAACCAAACAGCGACAAGTCTCACAATCCCCCAACCTCATGAAATCACCGAACGGGAAAAAGAGGATGCTATGGGAGCGTACCTGATGATGTTTGGCGCTTTGGGAGCAGGGTTGCCAATTCCATTTCTAAGTCTTATAGCGGCTATTATTTACCACTACCTTAATAGTAAAACCTCTAAATTTGTGGGATTTCACTCGCTTCAATCATTACTGACAGAATCAATTATCTCAGTATTTAACGGAGTGGCTGTGATATGGACTATCTTCATACTTTTTACAGAGCGGTCCTTTAACAGCACGTTCTACAGTTTTCTTCTATTTACCCTCTTCTGGAATCTAATTTATATCGTTTTCTCGATTATAGCGTGTATCGCAGCGAGAAAAGGTAAATTTTACTATTATCTTGTTTTTGGCAGATTAGCCTTTAACCATTACTACAATCCCAAAAAAGAGACCCCAAAGGCGGAAATGGTCAATACCCCTCCCGGAGACTTTTAA
- a CDS encoding M48 family metallopeptidase, which translates to MTQRASKELLLLGLLIVITACVAFFSQQYIKNRSSLQLGLNQMDQFSIDMEKKFSKQVKNIIIKDAALVNSPEISHLIDSITNRFEHSIEDIPYPIEVLVVNSSTVNAVTFPGGLIVIYVPLIRLCDSPEQLASVIAHEVAHVVNRDPLKRMVRQFGVSTVLSIMGGGSSTHLQSVIKNLIDVTYTREQEERADSTAFFFLAEAGICPSHFSDFMNKLDEETSEGDSPLRYFSTHPPVRSRIQNANSAALKYDVDAIPLDFNWDELLKGLPSIFD; encoded by the coding sequence ATGACACAAAGAGCATCAAAGGAATTATTACTCTTAGGATTACTTATAGTTATCACCGCATGTGTGGCGTTCTTTTCCCAGCAATACATTAAAAACAGGTCCTCTCTGCAATTAGGATTGAATCAGATGGATCAATTCTCAATCGATATGGAAAAGAAATTTTCAAAACAGGTGAAGAATATAATTATTAAAGACGCGGCTTTAGTAAACAGCCCCGAAATCAGCCATTTGATTGACTCAATAACCAACCGTTTTGAACATTCCATTGAAGACATTCCCTATCCTATCGAAGTTTTGGTGGTAAATAGCAGTACTGTCAATGCAGTTACATTCCCCGGTGGCCTTATAGTGATCTACGTTCCTCTTATACGTTTATGTGATTCTCCAGAGCAACTTGCCTCTGTGATAGCGCACGAAGTCGCACACGTAGTTAACAGAGATCCATTAAAAAGAATGGTCAGGCAATTTGGTGTCTCAACGGTTCTTTCAATCATGGGTGGAGGCTCGAGTACTCATCTGCAATCAGTAATCAAAAATCTGATCGATGTCACCTATACCCGGGAGCAAGAAGAAAGGGCAGATAGTACCGCTTTTTTCTTTTTAGCTGAAGCAGGTATCTGCCCTTCACACTTTTCAGATTTTATGAATAAGCTTGATGAGGAGACCTCTGAGGGCGATTCGCCCCTTCGGTATTTCAGTACCCACCCGCCAGTAAGGTCAAGAATCCAAAACGCAAACTCAGCCGCACTAAAATACGATGTTGATGCTATACCCTTAGACTTTAACTGGGATGAGTTACTAAAAGGCCTTCCTTCTATATTCGATTGA
- a CDS encoding PLP-dependent transferase, translating into MRDETKCLHEGYAPGNGEPGVMPIVQSTTYRFDTTERIGELFDLPTAHMYSRFSNPTVEAVEKKVTSLEGGVGAIATSSGQSASLLSILNICSSGDSFISTSTIYGGTVNLFAVTLKRYGIECIFVDPDADEEEIQNTIKPNTRAIFGETLANPALAVLDIEKFATIAHKNNVPLIIDNTFATPILCKPIAYGADIVVHSTSKYLDGHALQVGGIIVDSGKFNWSDGKFPEFTEPDQSYHGVIYTETFDTAAYIVKLRMQLMRDLGCYPAAHSAFLLNLGLETLPLRMERYCQNALKVAEYFKSSPKVESVLYPGLKDDKYYRAAKKYLPKGTSGVVCFTIKGGKETAAKFINGLKLACKEVHVADIRTCVLHPASGTHRQLTDEQLVAAGINPGLIRVSVGLENIDDIIEDIEQSFNNL; encoded by the coding sequence ATGAGAGATGAAACCAAATGTCTTCATGAAGGCTATGCTCCTGGGAATGGAGAGCCGGGCGTAATGCCGATAGTTCAAAGTACTACCTACCGTTTCGATACGACCGAACGGATCGGGGAATTATTTGATCTTCCCACAGCACATATGTATTCCCGTTTCTCCAACCCTACGGTAGAAGCGGTAGAGAAGAAGGTTACCTCACTTGAGGGCGGAGTAGGCGCCATAGCAACCTCCTCGGGCCAGAGCGCTTCACTACTATCCATTCTCAACATTTGCTCCAGCGGAGACAGTTTTATCAGTACCTCTACTATTTACGGCGGTACGGTTAATCTCTTTGCGGTCACTCTCAAACGATACGGAATTGAGTGTATCTTTGTGGATCCCGATGCCGATGAAGAAGAGATTCAAAACACTATTAAACCCAACACCAGAGCCATTTTTGGGGAAACACTGGCTAATCCCGCGCTGGCAGTACTGGATATAGAGAAATTTGCGACAATTGCCCATAAAAACAACGTGCCTCTTATCATCGATAATACCTTTGCTACACCAATTTTATGTAAGCCAATTGCGTACGGTGCGGATATTGTGGTTCATTCTACATCCAAATATCTTGATGGCCACGCTCTTCAGGTAGGCGGAATAATCGTTGACAGTGGTAAGTTTAACTGGAGCGATGGCAAATTTCCTGAATTTACTGAACCTGACCAGTCTTACCATGGAGTGATATACACCGAAACATTTGATACCGCAGCCTACATCGTAAAGCTTAGGATGCAGCTTATGCGTGATCTGGGATGTTACCCGGCAGCACACTCTGCGTTTTTGCTCAATCTTGGCCTGGAAACGCTTCCGCTGCGCATGGAGAGATATTGCCAAAACGCACTTAAGGTGGCAGAGTACTTTAAGAGTTCGCCTAAAGTGGAGTCTGTTCTCTATCCGGGATTAAAGGATGATAAGTACTACAGGGCAGCGAAAAAATACCTCCCCAAAGGCACAAGTGGTGTGGTTTGTTTCACCATAAAGGGAGGCAAGGAGACAGCCGCAAAGTTTATTAATGGTCTAAAGCTTGCCTGTAAGGAGGTGCATGTGGCTGACATTCGCACCTGTGTACTTCACCCTGCAAGTGGAACACACCGACAACTCACCGATGAACAGTTGGTCGCAGCAGGCATTAATCCCGGATTAATACGCGTTTCTGTTGGATTGGAAAACATTGATGACATAATTGAAGATATTGAACAGAGTTTTAACAACTTATAA
- a CDS encoding cupin domain-containing protein, which produces MYTADFFIKNLNLQPHVEGGYYSEVYRSPLTISDDRYVNGTRNLSTTIYFLLESGQHSKFHSLKSDEIWFYHCGSAMTIHTIDSDGSLKDIKLGPGINNGQTPQFVIQANTIFGAEVDTKDSFSLVSCMVSPGFDFNDFTLYNSDELSKLYPQHTSLIKRING; this is translated from the coding sequence TTGTATACAGCAGATTTTTTTATAAAAAACCTCAATCTTCAGCCCCATGTTGAGGGAGGGTATTACAGTGAAGTCTACAGAAGCCCACTAACCATTTCTGATGACAGATATGTCAACGGAACCAGAAATCTTTCAACTACCATCTATTTTCTGCTCGAATCTGGCCAACACTCCAAATTTCACAGTTTAAAGTCTGATGAAATCTGGTTTTATCACTGCGGTTCAGCGATGACCATACATACGATAGACAGTGATGGATCATTGAAGGATATAAAGCTCGGTCCGGGAATAAACAATGGACAAACTCCTCAGTTTGTTATCCAGGCTAATACCATTTTTGGCGCAGAGGTAGACACTAAAGACTCATTCAGTCTCGTCAGTTGTATGGTTTCGCCGGGATTTGATTTCAATGATTTTACACTGTATAACTCTGATGAACTCTCAAAGCTCTATCCTCAGCATACATCTTTAATAAAGCGTATCAATGGTTAG